The DNA sequence TTTGAATAAATTTAAAATTCCGGCAAGTGCAAAGAAAAGTGATCGCAATCCAAGAATTGCAAAAAGGTTTGAAGTTATTGCAATAAATGAATCATTTGTAATTGCTAAAACTGCGGGAATTGAATCAATTGCAAAAATTAAATCTGTCGATTCAATTAATATCAAAGTTATAAAAGCAACGGTTGCATAAGTCTTCTTTCCCACTTTTATAAAAAAATGATCCGTTTCTACATCTGTTTTTACCGGGAAAAATTTCTTAGTTAATTTTACAAATACGTTATCATTCGGATGAATTTTTTCATCTTTTGCGGTAAACATTTTAATTGCAGTATAAACCAAAACTGCGCCAAAAATGTAGATCATAAAACTAAATGTTTTTAAAAGCTGAACACCGGCAAGAATAAAAATTATTCGCAATACTACAGCTCCAATAATCCCCCATTTAAGAATTCTCGGTTGATGTTTTTCTGGAATTCCCATTGTTCCGAAAATCATTAGGAATACAAATAAATTATCTACAGAAAGAGATTTTTCAATTAAGTAGCTTGCA is a window from the Ignavibacteriota bacterium genome containing:
- a CDS encoding TerC/Alx family metal homeostasis membrane protein, whose translation is MEIHFLFWLIFAALFIAVFIFDLVYTSHHRGKINIKAALMWSVIWIAAGFSFAILIYFYFPDGHTKSFEYVASYLIEKSLSVDNLFVFLMIFGTMGIPEKHQPRILKWGIIGAVVLRIIFILAGVQLLKTFSFMIYIFGAVLVYTAIKMFTAKDEKIHPNDNVFVKLTKKFFPVKTDVETDHFFIKVGKKTYATVAFITLILIESTDLIFAIDSIPAVLAITNDSFIAITSNLFAILGLRSLFFALAGILNLFKYLKYGISFILLFIGVKMLLSAFFHVPVQISLIIIIAALGISVFASIVLKGSKVSK